From Ureaplasma urealyticum serovar 8 str. ATCC 27618:
AAAATGATGAACAATATTAATTGATTATCTTGATTACGAAATTCTTATATTTGAATTGTTTTAGCAATTATTTATATTCCTTTAATTATCATTGTTTTACTATCATTTACTACTCCTTCAATTAAAGGAAATATTACATCAGCTTTTGATTGAAATGATGGATCAAACTATTTGACATTAACAACTAATCAATTTACTGATGCATTAGTTAATACTATTATTGTTTCAATTATTGCGGTGCCAATTTCTACAATTATTGCGACAATGACATGTTTTGGAGTTTGACATGCTAAAGCATTTTATAAAAAATTAATGACCGCATCTGCGCAAACAAATATGATGATCCCTGATGTTATTAGTGGGATTTCATTAGCTTTATTATTTGCAGCAACGTTTATTCCAATTGGTTTTAGTTTTGGTTTTAGTACCATTATATTAGCGCATATTTCTTATTGTACACCCTATGCAATTATGATTATTTATCCAAGAATGTTAAAAATGAAAAAGAATCTAATTCTTGCTAGTTATGATTTAGGTTATACAAAAATTGCCACATTTTTTAAAATCATCTTGCCTTATTTATTGCCTTCAATTATTTCAGCAACAATTATTGTTTTTGCTATGTCTTTTGATGATTTTATTATTACTAAACTAGTTGGTGGTAAAGTTAATACGATTGGAACAGAAATGTATTCAATGGCTAAAGGAATTAAAGCATGAGCAGTTTGTTTTGGAGCTTTGATGGTCTTATTAACAATTTTAATTGCTGCATTAATTAGTGCAAATAAAATTATTAAGTTAAAATTAATTAATAAACAAACTAATACGCGCAAATTAAAAATTTGAAACAAGCAGGTTTAAACTATGAAAATTAATAAAAAATTAGCAAAAATTTTTGCTGGAGCAACAAGTTTGTTAGTCTTTATACCTATAATTACAGCTTGTAGTCAAAAATCAAAACTTGTAGTTGGTAATTTTGATTCTTATATGGACCCAGATGTTGCTAACGAACAAGCAAAACGATTTCGTAAAAACAATCTATCATATAGTTTTTATGATAATAATGAAATTCTAGGTTCATTAATTAAATCAAAAATTTTAGATGTACAAGTTGCTTCAGCATACGAAGTAGCAAAGTTAGCAAAAAATAAGTTAATTAAGAAGATTAATTGATCAAAATTTGATTTAAAAGATGAAAATAATCAAACAATTACTTCAATTGATGGTTTACAGAAAATTTTTACAAAAGAAGTATGAGCTATTTCAAATGCTTATTCTTCATATTTAGGCGATATTGATAATGATGGTAAAAATGATCAATTATTAGAATATATGATTCCTTATTTTTACCAAGATTTAATTTTTGCTTATCGTGGTAAAAAAATTCCTAGTTTAGATGATAGTAAAAAAGATGTTTATTGAAGTGATATTTTTAAAGAACTAACACGTAAAGATGGCACTCCCAATCGTTTTTTATACGAGCAAGAAGCTGATTTAGGCGTTGGAGCTGATGAAAAAACACCAATTTCAATTGGTAAAAATAAAACAAAAATTGTTGCTATTGATGATGCAAGAACAATTTATGATCTTGCTAAAATTATGGAATTAGAAGGTGATAATAAAAACGAAGTTATTAAAGCTATTAATCATGAAATTGTTGGAATTAACAATAGTATTGATCGAATTCTAAAGATTTTAAATGATCCTAATATTGATCAAGAAATTAAAGAAGAAGATGCTAAAGAACTAAAACGTTTACAAAAACAATTAGCAGACAAACAAAAAGAATTAAAAACAAACGTGTTTTTACCAGATAGTAGTAGTGTGCGTTATATTGAAAATAAATTAAATAATATTAGTAATATGTTTAAAAACACTCATCCTAATTCAATGCATTTAAAAGCTAATTCTAATGATGTACTAAACGATTTAGCCATGGCTAGTGTTGCTGGTGCAATTGCTTATAGTGGTGATATTGCTTTTGCAGCTAATGGGGGCGAGTATACAACTGAAGCAGATTCAAAGTATGCTAATATGAAACCAACATCAGAAAACTTTCATGTTGTGCGACCTAAAAATACTATGAGTGTTTTAGATGGTTTTACGATTAATAGTACGATTACTAATGAAAACGAACAAGCTGCTTATGAATATTTACATGAATTATGTTTTGCTGGACTTAATAAAAAAAATAGTGATGGCGAATCTAAAATTTTAGATTATGGTTTAAATATTCATCGTAATAAAACACCAAAAGCAATTGCAGATTATGAAAATAGCACTGAAGATCAAAGTGAAGTAGGTAATGTTTTAGAAGACAGTGGTTATTTGTATACACCAATGCGTAATTTTGATTATGTACAATACTCACCAACAATAAAACCAATTGCTAATTATGTTTTGGAACCAAATGAAGGTTTGTATGGAAAAACTGGATTTGAAAGTGATTTATTACAAGAAAAAATGATTGAAATTTTTGAAATAGATCCTAAATATAAAACAAAAAAAGAACGTCAACGCAAACATAAATATATTGCATTATTAAATGAAATCATTAATTATATTTATAATACTTATCAAGAAAACAATCGATTTGTTTTTAAAGATACAATTATTAATGATTTATATCAACAAAAACCAATTAAAGATTTAATTTATGAATATTTAAAAAATTTAGATCTTAAAGTTGATCAACGTAATTTTGTTCATTATCTTTTATTAAAATTTGAAGCTATTTTTGCTAATATTAATGAAGAAGTGCAAGAACGTGCTGCTTTAAATCAAATCTTAAGAAAAATTTTTGATGTTCAATTAAATACTGATACTTTAGAATTTCCTACAAACGATTTATCAATTTCTAATCTAAAATTAGCATACCTAGCTTTCCGCGAGAAAATTTAAAACGAAAAATTCTAGTGTTTTACTAGAATTTTTTCATCTTTTAATATATTTTGATATACATTCTTTTATAGTCATTTATTATATAATTATTAGGTAAGCATTTTGTAATGAGGCAATTATGAATTATAAATATACCGCCAAAGAAAAACAAATTATTTACAATTACATTTTAAGAGAATATGGTCAAGTAGATCATATTATATTTTTATCCGACGAACATATACGTGTTCCAATTGAATATGATATTTTAGTTATTAAAAAAGATGATCTACAAATCTTAATGACTTTTGGATTAGGCGCTTTTAAATCACATAATCATATTGAGAAAACGCAAGAACGTGCTGAAATTTTTTTAGAATTACCAATTGATTGAGATTTTAGTAAATATGAAAACATGTGACCTGTCCATTTTTTAATAAATATTGTTAAATATTCTTATTCAAATCATTTAACACTAAAATGGCTACAAACTTTCGTTAATCCTTCATATTTTAATAAATCAAACAAAATCGCCGGTTTTTTAGATTTATCATGATATAGTGAAAATTCTTTAGAGTGTAAGATTAACGATGATTTTTTTGTAAGTTTTTACCAAATTTTAATTATTGACGATGAAGAATTATTTTATGCAAAAACAAATGGCATTCGTGCTTTAAGTAAATTTTTTGATGATGGTAAATCAAGAATTGTTGATTTAAATCGTAAATCGTTTGTTAAATAAAATACCAAGCCAAAAACTTGGTATTTTTAACGAATATCAATCAATAAGAGTAAGAGAGATAGCGATGAGAACATATGATAGTATTAGTGAAATAAGTGAAGATAAAGATTTAGTATTTGTTGATATTGAAGCCACAGATAATAAAGGCGACCAACGCATTATTCAATTTAGTGGCTATCGTTTAAATATTAAAAAAAATAAAATTCGTCGCTTCAATAAAAAATTTAATCCTGATCAA
This genomic window contains:
- a CDS encoding suppressor of fused domain protein; the protein is MNYKYTAKEKQIIYNYILREYGQVDHIIFLSDEHIRVPIEYDILVIKKDDLQILMTFGLGAFKSHNHIEKTQERAEIFLELPIDWDFSKYENMWPVHFLINIVKYSYSNHLTLKWLQTFVNPSYFNKSNKIAGFLDLSWYSENSLECKINDDFFVSFYQILIIDDEELFYAKTNGIRALSKFFDDGKSRIVDLNRKSFVK
- a CDS encoding ABC transporter permease; translation: MNNINWLSWLRNSYIWIVLAIIYIPLIIIVLLSFTTPSIKGNITSAFDWNDGSNYLTLTTNQFTDALVNTIIVSIIAVPISTIIATMTCFGVWHAKAFYKKLMTASAQTNMMIPDVISGISLALLFAATFIPIGFSFGFSTIILAHISYCTPYAIMIIYPRMLKMKKNLILASYDLGYTKIATFFKIILPYLLPSIISATIIVFAMSFDDFIITKLVGGKVNTIGTEMYSMAKGIKAWAVCFGALMVLLTILIAALISANKIIKLKLINKQTNTRKLKIWNKQV
- a CDS encoding type 2 periplasmic-binding domain-containing protein encodes the protein MKINKKLAKIFAGATSLLVFIPIITACSQKSKLVVGNFDSYMDPDVANEQAKRFRKNNLSYSFYDNNEILGSLIKSKILDVQVASAYEVAKLAKNKLIKKINWSKFDLKDENNQTITSIDGLQKIFTKEVWAISNAYSSYLGDIDNDGKNDQLLEYMIPYFYQDLIFAYRGKKIPSLDDSKKDVYWSDIFKELTRKDGTPNRFLYEQEADLGVGADEKTPISIGKNKTKIVAIDDARTIYDLAKIMELEGDNKNEVIKAINHEIVGINNSIDRILKILNDPNIDQEIKEEDAKELKRLQKQLADKQKELKTNVFLPDSSSVRYIENKLNNISNMFKNTHPNSMHLKANSNDVLNDLAMASVAGAIAYSGDIAFAANGGEYTTEADSKYANMKPTSENFHVVRPKNTMSVLDGFTINSTITNENEQAAYEYLHELCFAGLNKKNSDGESKILDYGLNIHRNKTPKAIADYENSTEDQSEVGNVLEDSGYLYTPMRNFDYVQYSPTIKPIANYVLEPNEGLYGKTGFESDLLQEKMIEIFEIDPKYKTKKERQRKHKYIALLNEIINYIYNTYQENNRFVFKDTIINDLYQQKPIKDLIYEYLKNLDLKVDQRNFVHYLLLKFEAIFANINEEVQERAALNQILRKIFDVQLNTDTLEFPTNDLSISNLKLAYLAFREKI